ATATGCCAATGACAATGCGATTCCAGTCCTATCTAAAAGCATAAGTTAGCCACAATCTGATCAATTAACCGCGCCACAGCAACAGGAACATCAGTGCAAAGGTTATCGCGCAGTCGATCCGCAAGATGAGCACACTGGCCCTTTAGCGCGGCGCAGTGCATAGGCACGACGGTATCGTAGAAGCCGGTCTGGTGGACTAGAACGTAGGGGTGGTGGCGGCTGTCGACGGCCATCTTCCTCGAGAGAGAGGCGACGATGTCGAGGTGTTGGATTAGCTGCAGGCGGAGGTTTGGGATTACATAGGCGCGGCTGTTGATGTCGTGGCGTAGGAAGGTTGATTGCTGCTCGAGCAGGGCGACGAGGTCGTcgcgggctttgcggaagCTGGTGACGGCAGATTGGTTCATATGTGCAATGACACGTGAAGGGAACCAAGTGAATGAGGGATTGTGGGTTGGGGGGTTAAAGGGTGCTGATATAGATCtagatggagatggaaatgTTAACGCGAATGTATTGGAACGTACCTGGATACTGGAAATAAGATACAGCGAacgctggtgctggtgctggtgctgatGCTGATGCTAGAATGAGCCTACGAATCAATTGGTAGAAAAATAAAAGATCTAGATGTATCCCAGGTCAGCTAGTGCATGCTCGAGGTCAAGTGCGATTAGGTGCTCGGTGTTGACCACGGGCTTGTGGGTATGGTCATAGAGGATCTGGGCCATCCGGCGAGTATCACGGCCGACCTCGTCGCAGATCTGGGGGATGGTACGGGCGAAGTGCTCGATACCCTGGGAGGTGACATAGGCCATGTTGGCGGCGTCGATAACTAGAGCCTGGGAAGCCCATTTCACCTTGTCGGCCTGAATCTTCAGGGACTGGATGTCGAGGGTGATCTCAATGAGGTAGTTGCCCTCGGGCATCTGGCGCAATGTGGCAATGTAGGAGCGGATATTTTTCACGAGGATACCGCGCTCCTTGCGGTACTTGAAGATAGCTCGAGTACCGCGCAAGAGTCTACTAGCGACGGATTCAGGCATCGTGATGGGAGAGCTAGTGCTATAATAGGAGAGATGAGTAGATGAATGGGATGTATCACTTACTTGGCTGGGATTAGTGGAGTAACTGATGCTGAAAGTAGAGTAGAGTAAGCTGGTTGCACTGATGCAGTTTGAGAACCTGCGAATCGGATGATGCCGTGAAATGGTCAAGGAAACGGGCCTATTTAATGCATTTGCATTATTGCTGAGTTGACTGGAGGCAAAGTGTTCAGACGATAGGAATGAAAGAAAGATGACTTGTTGGGAACCTTTGTTCTCTTTGTTCTTGATATCAGCAGGTGGAAAGAAGTTAGTATGCAAAGCATAGGTGGCTCCAGGGGATATTAACCAAGGCTTTGTTATAACTTTAGCCTCTCAAGGCCATTGTTTAGTTATTTATTCTCTATAAACTAGAAAAAAAGGGAGCGACAATGTCCATCAGGTTGCTCGCCAAGTCTTTAGGGCTTGTCTCGACCATGGAGTCTGGTTTCGGCCACTCAGCCAACCAGAACTCCCAGACCAACTTTGTTGTTTGTATGAGCCTGCGGGGCTGATTTATGGTAAGTAAAGTAGTATGAATTGGTTCTTTTGGAACGTTTTTCTTTGAGACAGTGATCCATCCCTATAAAGGGAACAAAAACCCACCATGGGCCCAGCTTTCAAGTGTCCAGACATAGTTTGATAGACGAGATACTAGATGACAAGATGATTAAAGGATTGTAGAATGAGATGAGATTCATGTAAAAGTCTCTTGCACAAGTTATCCACATGCGTTAGAAAAAACCGTTCAAAGACCGGCTGAAAAGAtcaactaaaaaaaaaaacattacaAGGCTGCACAAGCCGCCTACTATTCTTGCGGGGTGTCATATAAGGAAAATCGACGAAGATACAGAATGAAGAAAAACAGATTCATCCGCCTACCAATTTGAGACAAAGATCAAGCCTATAGTTCGATCTCCTCCTCGCCGTGATTATCCGCCGAAACAAGCGACACATCCGTCCATGCAGAGAAAGTGCCTTCTCGCGCCGCTAGGTAAGCAGCAACACGCGCACGACGTGAGCGATTCAGGGTTTCTTCTCTCCGCACTGGGTCCGGTCGCCCATTTTCAACGGAATTCTGCTCTGGAGAGTCAAATGCAGACTCCGAGATGGAGAGAGAAAGTATGTCTGAATGTTGACTGTCTGTTTGTTGTGTGACTGGACGAGGAGATGGAGTACCATCGCCAGTTAGATCAATGATTCTTGTAGACGTGCTTGGTTCAGACCTGAGTCGGAGATCTGTAGTTGAAGGTTCTAAACTCGGCTGGTCAGGTCTAAGCACATCGTCTTCTTCACTTCCCTCATCACTGGCCGGATCAAAcctgtcttctttttctgtcGGCCACGTAGACGGGAGAGGATTGACATGAAAGAGCCTAGGCTCTGCATGTTCTTGGAGATAGCGGTGTGCTTGACGGATTTCGTTGCGCTTTACTCTGGCTGCCTCTCCGGATTGACTCGAACGTTGTAGATAGTCCTGCTTCTGATCCTGATGCTGGCCGGTATCAAGGCTCAAATCCTCAGTGCTACTATTAGTTTCTTGTGTGAACTGTGTGGAGAGGTCGATGTCGTATCGGGTCCTTTTTCTGGTGCGCAAATCTCCTTCGTCGTCAACATCATTAACTACGGTCTGCTGCATATGAATGTCGTGTGAAAATTTTGTTCCTGAACAGAGGTGGCCAAACAAACGCTTGATGGAGACATCTTCGCTCCAGGTAGTTGGGTCCACGGTGCATGGATGAACGTCCTTGGGCCGGAAGGCAGATACGAGCTCACATAGTTCAGAGTAGGAAGAGTGTCGTGAATACGGGAATCGCTGTAATGCGATGAGAGGGGATAGTCGAAAGAAAACAGAAGTGCCACTTACTATTGTGTTAGGCAGATCTGGCTGAGACGACCGGCTGGAGGTAACAGATGGACCATGGCTTAGAGCGGTGACCAGATTTTTCAAAGAAATTTCACCCTCCTCCTTTACACCGTAGGTATCAAGTGAGAGTGCTTTCTTTCTTGACCGGAACGCACCCAGAAGGGCTTTTCGCATTTGAGAAAGGGCTTCTTTGTCCCGGATGTGTTCGAGACACAGCTTCTCCAACTCAGCTAGTGCAGACTCATCGGGCAGCTCGAGTTCATGTGTTAGGTACAGATCCCCAACACCACCGCCCGCACCGACCTCGGGGATTTCTGCACCACTGGTTGTGCGATTCACAATAGGCACAATGTAGACCGTATTAGTGCTACGAGCTACCGGGCACGAGATTCCAGGCTCACAACTGTGGATTCGACTTAACTCGTTGTTACTCAAGCAGCCTGTTACAGCTTTGTTTCCAAGCTCAAATCCACAAATAGCAGGAGCTTCATTAACCCCTCTATTACCTGGAATCTGGATCAGAGACCGATAAAGTCCCATCTGGTAACGATCCACATGGATCTACGCTTTATTAGCCAGTGTGATCTTTGAGCATGATATTCATCACCTTTGTGTTCAGCGCAGCCGAGAGCGCTATCCAGACATCCTCGTAGCCGAACGTCCACGCACGGAGGTAGAAAACTGTATCGTCGGGATACGCTTGGACTTTCTGCAGCAGCTCAGACAGTCCCTCGGCTTTGGAAGGGAACTCGCGGAATGGATTTGTCTTGCTTGCAAAGGTAGAGTCCAGATACAACTTATCCAGTCGCTTTGGACCTAGAGTATACGGTATCAAGACCGGGTGACGAACTAAGCTGCTCACCCACCATGTTTCGGCTGAAAATGATCAGCCAGCAATTCAACCAAGACGGGATATCGTCGACTCACCTCGTATATCACCTGTGTAGATGATCGCCTTCCCATCCCCTTCAATTAAAAACATGACAGCCCCGGTGCAGTGATTGGCATCAAATAATGTCACCTTGATACAACGTCGGGGTGTGAGTTCAATTTTTGTGGGGGTATTTAGTGGAATTGGGCGCTGTGGCCGTTGAGCTGTTAACTCCAGTTGAAGTCTAGAATACGATACTAACCAGAAGCTTTGCAAGATGCTTGTAGTGGAGTCTGCGTGACTCCAAGATGCCTTTAGTAAAGTTCATCCGATGGGGATACTTCTCAATCCGGAGTAGTAGCTGCATCTGATCAGTTTGAATGCAATTCAATAGAATGAACAAGAACCAACTTCTCGGGTAGCCGGCGAGCAGTAAATGAATGGTGTCCGAAAGGACTCGAGACCCTGTAAATGATCGCTATGCACATGGCTGAGAAAACAAGCTAGTGGCGCCGGCCGCTCTGGGCATGTCCGAAAGTAGTCaactgctttttttttagtcgTAAATTTGGCTGATCTCACAGGCGAGACTCACTGCGAATGTCGGGGAACTCTGTCGGATGATCAGTATAGAAGTGACGTGGGAAGTGTTGGTCTCACCTTCTACGATGCCATCGAAGGTCGACATGGCCAAATTTAGAAACCTGGAAGCTGAGATCAGATCTGCATTTTCAAGGTTGCCCAGGTGAAGAAGATGTGCTGGACTGAAGGACGTTCATTGCACGTGATGTGAGGATAATCCCCCAAAAGAGCAATAAAACAGGTCAGAATCTATCGAATCTTTTTATAACTTAGAGCTTTATGAGTGGATTATGATTCGATAAATCATAATAACCACAGTTACTCCGTAAATATGCCATGTCCACCTGAGTCCACTTGAGTCCAAGAATCGTCTTAACAGTTGGCCATGCATCGTGGCCACGCCAACGCACACTTGGGACTAGTTAGAAAATCGTATAAGCCCTGTTTCTTCccaatctactccgtattctCTTTGATTTTGGGTTCTAtctatctttttctttttttttcttttttcacTAAACTAATGGAACGCCTGTGAGACCGTCAATTCCTCAAGGGTCCAAGAGCTGAAACGTCAGCTCACCTGATCGGGATTTTCCTTGTCATCTTGACCTATATCTTGACCTGGATCAAGGGAAATCCaggagaaccttggaagcatTTCTATCTTCTCAAGAATTTGCCCTCCAGCGTCCCACTGTCAGCAGCTCAGGCGTTCAAAACATTCAACCCGTCCAAAGGTCCGGGAATTTGACAAAGGGCAAGGGGGGGGACCTTCCAGGGCTGGAGATCCTGAATCATCCACATTCCAAGGTGTCTGGGACGACCTTCTCTTCTTAATCTGCTTGTTTAACCTCCTAATCCCTTCCATATCCGAACCTCATCATGCGTAAACCATCCGTGGGCCAGATCGTGTACAACGCCACGTTTCCACGACCTCGCCCAAACGACCCAGGCTCGTTTGGTGCTCACATTTCCCGAAACCTCGTCCCAGAAGTACGTATCGAAACGTCCATTTTCTACGGTTCATTAGATTGCATCGAAGCACAATACCCGGGGTTGGACTACTCGTATGGACCACATCGCATGCGACTGAGTCGCTTCCCATGGCACCGAAAACTGTTCCGCACATTTGACCAACTCGGTCTGACAGAGGAGGAGATCTCCAATCTCTGTCGGTGGGAAGGAACCAAGTCCGCGCGTCAGCGGTACGAGGCAGAAGAAGGAATTATCGTGCGGGACACCACAGCCCACTCCGTCCGACCGGCATCCCCGCAACCCGTGCCTTCGATCGAGATCCACTTCAACGATGGCGACTTCTGCGGgacagaagaggaagataaCCAGATCATCGAGACACGGAGCAATGATACGGTCCGTGCCGTTGATTCCCGTGCCTCCAGTTACCGGTCCGCCGAGGAGGAGCACGAAATCGACGAACTCAGCGACGAGGAGATGGAAAGTTGTGGCGTAGCCCTCAACAACCGTATCATTGCTGCGATGGCCGCTCGCGACCAAGGTACCGATGTGCCGCTAGACGAAGACTGGGAACAATGGCTGAAGGAGGCTGGAGAGCGTGGCAGTTTCGGCGAAATGGTGCATGCCATTCGGGCGGACCAGCCCTTGACTCTTGTCGCTGACAATGTCCAACTCCCACGCGGTCGCGGTGCAGCCCGTGTGATGACAAGGACGACCTTTTTCACGGTGCCAGACAGCCTTCTCGCAACCAATACTGCTCGTCCTTCGACATCCAATCCAGCCTCCGGCACGGCTCAATAACTGCATCCTATTTGACTCGATCAGATCCTTTGAACAGGGTCGCCCGCTATGATTCGTGTTTGCATTTTTTAAGGCGCATCTTACCTCTCTCGCATTGCCTGAAGTGGACTggctccttcttcttggggttccctttgcttttcttcttctataTCCATTACTCTATTTACGCTTCGTTCAGAAGAGTCTCTTGCTTACGCATAGATTTCATTGTCTGATGTCTCATTTTCTTTAATACCCTCGTGTTCCTGTTCCTCACCCTGCTTCATTGTTTGACGCGTTAGCTTCTTCATTGTTTGCTTTGCTAGGATCTTCACCTTTAACGTGGTAATCGGGAGGGTTTCGGCACAAGGCAAAAGTTAATTTTAACTCATCCAGAAACATATCTATGAACTATCATTTGTGATCATCCAATGTATAGGTACTTTCTTCATATGAAACATGGTTTGAAAAGCTAGTGTTTGAAATTTTTATAAAAAAATAGAGTGACATCACATAGATTGTTCATGTTCCATACGAAGAAACTCCCATACTACACGCTCATCTCTGTTAGTGTAAACCACCAGATATTTGTCCCTGTCTATCGGCAATGGCAAGGACTCAGCAACATCTCGTTAGGTTCGATGCACGACCAGTACACAGCACTCCTATGCTCACTATGTCCCGCCACAAGGTGCAAGATACCTTTTTGGAGCCCAATCACAAGGCTTGTATTCACGGTCACGGATGATGAATGATCGTGCCTTTCCAAGGACAATTTCTAGAGCGGAATGTAACCAGATGCCTCGAAGGGACCATTGCAAACGCTACTGTGTGGAGGTGTATTGCATCTTCCATCTTCTGCGGTATTGGTATTCACTTTCACGTTGAATTAATGCTGAAATTCAGATGGTGGaaattttctttccttttttctaTGCATCTCGGGCACGCTTCTCCATAGAGTAGAGATACTTGCCAACTGAATACGTGTTTGAAAAGTGAGCAGAAGAAATACCTCCACATAAGGAAGAGCAAGACGCACAACCTACGTCTATCCGGAAGCTGTAGTTGAATGGGGGCGTGGATTGGGGGGTTCAACAAGGTACGGAGCTAGGACATCATGGGCCACGTGATCCCAGCTTCAACCAGACGCAGCCAATCAAACAAAAACGATAAACACAGTCTAGCCTAATCAGGAATAGCTTAGTAAATAATGATTGTGATAAGCTCTCCGCTCCGAGTTCCGCTCCGCAACTGATCTCCATGAAGATGAACCTCGTTTCAACTCTGTGTTTGATTGGAATTGGCCAAGAGGCTGTGTTCATTCATACCAAGCTTTGTTATCACGCATTTCTCCCAACCCGACGGCATCTTCACAATGATCAAGGCGATCTTCTATAGTAAATTCGACACGATAGAGGGTACGGACCTTTATATGCCATGATCACCATTCAATTACCCAGATGCTGACTTAAGATGGTAATACAGGACCCAAAGTAGTCCATCAAGTCCCTGATGGAGCCATCGTACCCTCTCCCACCGCACCCTCACAACTACCCTTTCTCACCTTCTCCGATgtctctttcttcgtgaTTCCCCGCCAGGAGCTCTGTGGAAACCTTTTGCAAGTCTGTACCAATGGATACCGTATCCTGGGCTACCCAATCTGCATGAAGTCAGTGCGGTATGACCGAAATGAATTCATCTTCAACTTCTGCATCGTCCTCGCCGAGGAGGACGACTTCAGCACGTATAAGAGCGTGGCGCAGAAGCTAGCAGACTTAATGCATGGTCTCGAAGAGCAGAATGGTTTCTTGTCTCGCGATTTCTCGAAGAGTGGGGAAGGGAAGGTATATAGTCTCTGTGAGATGTTGATGGAGGACTTGAACAACTACTGCGAGTGCATGATACCCATCGGTACGCTCCTGGGCCTGTTAAACATAAAGTCCGCTGCTAACTATTCTACCCAGACGAACTCAACACCTTGAACATCAAGCTATTCCCAATATATCCCTCTCCCCCGCCCGTCAAGGCCTGGCAAGTGCCGCTCTTCACGTTGCGATACCAAGCCTTCATGGATGAGAACTGGGACTTGACCATGCAAAGGGTATGAGAAAGACGACACCATCCCCCTGGCTAAAAAAACACAACAGCTGAACCCGTCCAGATTGTACCACATATCAATGGTGTCAACAGCGTCCGCATCATCTCCATCCTAGCCGACACAGACTTCTCGCTCACCTGCCGCGCCCTCCGACACCTCCTCTACTACGGCTGCCTATTTATCCTCgacatcttctccttctccgcGATCTACGCTCCAACCGCACAATTCAGTGCAACAATAGGCTTAGACGAAGCAATGCAACTAGAATGTGCCCGCTACGTAAACCTCCGCTTCGCACCACACCCACCAACCGGCCCCTCCTCGCCTCTCCCCCCAACCCTAATCCCACCCCCAAGCGCCAACGGCAGCACAAACAGCAGCACCAGAACAGCCGTTCTCTCCAGCTCCCTCACAGACCCAACACCAAGCCTCGTACGCGAGGAATCCCGCTTCGACGCCGAAGAAATCTGGCCCCTCCTCGGCACCGAAGAAACCCACCCCTCCACCTCCCCAACACCCACAAACGGACTCCACAAACCCGCGGTCGTCGATGGTGTCGCACTGGTCGAGCTCTACGCAAGCCTGAAACAAGGCCAGAGCGTCAAGCAATGGTACGCAGCGCACAGCCGCTACCTGGCCAACATCGACATCCGTCGCTTTATCACCTTCGGCGTGATAAAGGGCTTCTTGTATCGCGTGCATAAATACGCATGCGCAACGAGCCAGCCTGCACCCCCGCCGCGCGCATCGTCGTTCACGCCGACGGCGCTGTCGCCGCGTGCAACTACGGGGACGAATACGCCTTATGCAGTCTCGAGTGTATCGGAAGATGCGAATAACCCAGCGGTTGCGAAGAGGGAGTCTAGTCGTGAACGGGCTGTGTCGGTTTTTAGTGGGAGTCGGAGTGGGAATGGGAATGGGAGTGGAGGGGCGCCGTCGGCGTTttgggaagaagaggaggaggttgTTGGGGATGAGGTTCTTGGCAAATATCTTGATGGTACGCATTGCTTTGATCAAATTTGTACGGAGTTGGAGATGAGTGAGAGGGAGTTGACAGCTAGACTGAAGAGGTATCCTTGGGAGGTAATGATTATTCATAGATGAGTTTTGGGaggcttcttcttgttttcaTTTGCTTTTTCCGGATTGCGAAAAGTGATCGATACCCTGCCTCGGATCTCTTTGGCGTTGATGGGATTGAATGTGTATATGCGATACTACGGGTACGACCGGAAATTTGAAGATTGGAGAATTTGGTTTATTTAAATAATAACAGCCCAAagctcaaaaaaaaaaaaaagaatgcaCGGATATAGTCACATCTACCTAGCTAGATACATGTGGAAAATATCCAGTGTGTATCTTCAAGCGGACTGCAATATACATAGCCACGGGGTTCAACATTCGATGTGGTTGAacagagagaaaaaaaagaaaaaaggtaTCCGCTAACGCCACGCCAGTCCATCATGCAATCGTATCGTGTCGTGCGAGAATTAAATCAAAACAAGGTTGAGGTGGCTAGAATCCAAAGGACAGAAGACGGGCCATCGAGTGAAAAAAACCCAGAACGGATTGAAGAGGGTATAAGTATTTATTCCTCATCCCAATTCTCAAGCTCGGCTTTCTCGTACTCAGCCATAACCTCTGGATCGAAGATTGACTCTCCCTTGGAGGGAATGGTAGTCTTGATGTCGTCAAAGATAGGGAGGAATGCCTCGTTCCAGCGACGACGACGGTCCATGACAATCTTTGCAGCGTCTCCGACAGCAGGACGAGAAACGCCCGCGGAACCAGCGATGTGACTGCCGCCACCTGCGCCGCCGGGTCGATGCTTGGGCTGAGCGCCCTTCTTGCTCTTGCCCATAGTGCGGGTGCGCTTGAGATAGGCCTGTTGGACTTGAGAGTCGAGGTCGTCCTGGATGGTAGTAAACTCAAGCATGGCCATGTGCTCCTGCGCAATCTTCAGAATACGAGCCTTGCGCGCATTATTGGTAACGATTTGCTTCTTGAGCTCGctttgaagaaggcggaGTCGCTCCGCAACTTCATCATCGTAGTGGGCGTCGTAGTCTGGATTATCATCTGCACCAAGGAAACCGATGAATCGCAGTTCAGCTTTGGCGCGCTCATCAAGTTGGGCATGGTCCAGCTTTGCGACCGAAGTTTTGAAGTCATTTGGATCTGCGTCGCGGAAGGTGGTTGCAGCAGGAAGAGGTTTGGGCTCGCCCTTGTTCTCTTTCTCAACAATGGGTTGATCGATGTCCATTGCGTCCCCACCAAGTCCACTCACACTAGCAGTGTCCCCATTTGCACTTGGGTTGGAATCTTCGGGAAAGGTACGGTGTTCATAACGGAGGAGAGAGCAGAGTCGGCTGAGGAGAGGTCCAACCGAGACTTCGTTGGTTTCGGCTTTATCGTCAGTCAGCTGTTCAATGCTGCCACGGCCTTGATTCAAAGGCAGCTGGTCCTTGTCGTCTTGACTCGAGTCGTATGACACTCCATCCTCCTCTGCCCAGATTTGACGATAGTTTTTCTTTCCGCGACGGGGCATGATGAACGGAGTAGTGCGATCACCCTGTGATAGGTTAGCTTTATGTTGGCATGTAAGTAGCTGCAATTGA
The nucleotide sequence above comes from Penicillium digitatum chromosome 1, complete sequence. Encoded proteins:
- a CDS encoding DNA repair protein, putative produces the protein MSTFDGIVEEFPDIRIDYFRTCPERPAPLACFLSHVHSDHLQGLESFRTPFIYCSPATRELLLRIEKYPHRMNFTKGILESRRLHYKHLAKLLRPIPLNTPTKIELTPRRCIKVTLFDANHCTGAVMFLIEGDGKAIIYTGDIRAETWWVSSLVRHPVLIPYTLGPKRLDKLYLDSTFASKTNPFREFPSKAEGLSELLQKVQAYPDDTVFYLRAWTFGYEDVWIALSAALNTKIHVDRYQMGLYRSLIQIPGNRGVNEAPAICGFELGNKAVTGCLSNNELSRIHSCEPGISCPVARSTNTVYIVPIVNRTTSGAEIPEVGAGGGVGDLYLTHELELPDESALAELEKLCLEHIRDKEALSQMRKALLGAFRSRKKALSLDTYGVKEEGEISLKNLVTALSHGPSVTSSRSSQPDLPNTIRFPYSRHSSYSELCELVSAFRPKDVHPCTVDPTTWSEDVSIKRLFGHLCSGTKFSHDIHMQQTVVNDVDDEGDLRTRKRTRYDIDLSTQFTQETNSSTEDLSLDTGQHQDQKQDYLQRSSQSGEAARVKRNEIRQAHRYLQEHAEPRLFHVNPLPSTWPTEKEDRFDPASDEGSEEDDVLRPDQPSLEPSTTDLRLRSEPSTSTRIIDLTGDGTPSPRPVTQQTDSQHSDILSLSISESAFDSPEQNSVENGRPDPVRREETLNRSRRARVAAYLAAREGTFSAWTDVSLVSADNHGEEEIEL
- a CDS encoding NPR2-domain-containing protein; this translates as MRKPSVGQIVYNATFPRPRPNDPGSFGAHISRNLVPEVRIETSIFYGSLDCIEAQYPGLDYSYGPHRMRLSRFPWHRKLFRTFDQLGLTEEEISNLCRWEGTKSARQRYEAEEGIIVRDTTAHSVRPASPQPVPSIEIHFNDGDFCGTEEEDNQIIETRSNDTVRAVDSRASSYRSAEEEHEIDELSDEEMESCGVALNNRIIAAMAARDQGTDVPLDEDWEQWLKEAGERGSFGEMVHAIRADQPLTLVADNVQLPRGRGAARVMTRTTFFTVPDSLLATNTARPSTSNPASGTAQ
- a CDS encoding Nitrogen permease regulator Npr2, putative, which gives rise to MIKAIFYSKFDTIEGPKVVHQVPDGAIVPSPTAPSQLPFLTFSDVSFFVIPRQELCGNLLQVCTNGYRILGYPICMKSVRYDRNEFIFNFCIVLAEEDDFSTYKSVAQKLADLMHGLEEQNGFLSRDFSKSGEGKVYSLCEMLMEDLNNYCECMIPIDELNTLNIKLFPIYPSPPPVKAWQVPLFTLRYQAFMDENWDLTMQRIVPHINGVNSVRIISILADTDFSLTCRALRHLLYYGCLFILDIFSFSAIYAPTAQFSATIGLDEAMQLECARYVNLRFAPHPPTGPSSPLPPTLIPPPSANGSTNSSTRTAVLSSSLTDPTPSLVREESRFDAEEIWPLLGTEETHPSTSPTPTNGLHKPAVVDGVALVELYASLKQGQSVKQWYAAHSRYLANIDIRRFITFGVIKGFLYRVHKYACATSQPAPPPRASSFTPTALSPRATTGTNTPYAVSSVSEDANNPAVAKRESSRERAVSVFSGSRSGNGNGSGGAPSAFWEEEEEVVGDEVLGKYLDVIDTLPRISLALMGLNVYMRYYGYDRKFEDWRIWFI